Below is a genomic region from Chelmon rostratus isolate fCheRos1 chromosome 7, fCheRos1.pri, whole genome shotgun sequence.
AgtgttcactgggaggctgctgagcctcCCAGTGAACACTTCCAACAGTCTCCTGGgctgcacggctaactgagctaactagctaatgaCAGCTAGTCACTACAGCAAAGAATATAATGAGCAGCAGTTAGTGATTACTCTGGCGAAACCTTCGACAAATGGCTCATTCTTACATAAATACCTTTAATGTTTGTAGCGCTACTGTGACGTTTTTGGGAACAGATCAGGAAGTGGTGTTAACAGTGTGCACTCATGAATGTGAATCTTTTTCCGAAGGTGCATGACCTGTGCGATAACTTCTGCCATCGCTACATCACCTGTCTGAAGGGCAAAATGCCCACAGACCTCATCCTGGATGAACGGGAGGGCGGCTCCAAGTCTGACATGGAGGACTTCACTGGATCCTGCTCCAGTCTGTCAGAGCAGGTGAGATGAGCTGCCAAAGCACTGAATGGCAAACAGTAAAGCCGCAGGAGAGGCTCCAGCATCCACCTGTCCAGCTGCATACTCTGGATGTCTGAATAATGACCATGTGTTTCATGACTCCTTGTTCTCTCCCCTGATGGGAATTTCACTCTTCCCATCCTCCaaccttctctctgtctctctgtccctgcagaATGCATCGTGGTTACGGGAGCCAGATGAATGTGCCACTACTCCTCTGGGAACACCAGGCACCTGTGGCCTGCCTTCACTCAGCACAGCTGACAACTGCAGtgacacaggtacacacacacacgcacagtgaaaatactgcatgtgtgaCGAAACACTGCTCTGCACAGCAAAAATGCATGCAGGGAAACAAAGGTGtagaggtgtgcatgtgtgcaataGCCACATCTGCAGCAAacaatatcattattattgttaatattgGATGCTGTGGATATGATACAGTTTGGTTGTTGACTTATTTGCAGCAGAATTTATCATTGTTAGTTATGCATTAATTAATACATATTAGataatgcattaataattaTTACTATTCTGCTTGCAGGTGTAAATTATATGACAATCAAATTTTACAAGAAACACCGGGGAAGTGTTTCTACTTTTTTGGCCAAATATAATTGCTAAAGTGTTACAGTAATACAACTTACCTGCAAAGACATCATTTTCAGCTTGTATCAGTTGCACCTTAATAGACACTCACACAGTCCCTGAGATATAATACGTGCATCCTTGCAGGCGATGGTCTGGACGGAGGAATGGCCTCCCCCAGCACAGGTGAGGAGGACGAGTCCgacagagacaggaggaacAACAAGAAGAGAGGGATCTTCCCCAAAGTGGCAACAAACATCATGAGAGCGTGGCTCTTCCAGCACCTGTCGGTGAGAAAGCTTCTTTACGTCCTTATATCATCAAAGTTAGATTATTACACATGAAAATATTGACTTTGGGCAGGAATTAAAACCATCCTGCAGAGCTGtaacaagacaaagacagctTGTGTATAGCTGCACGAGAGAGTAATTACTGACAGGGAGGATTTAGTGTGAGGCAAAACGTCACTGAcaagaacagacagagaggggaactGAGTGTATAATAGAGgtcaattaaattaaatgaaaaatcaggGGATTAAGTGATTATGTGAATATGCTCGCTATTCAATAACTGTGGAAGAGATAGAAATGGAGTGAGTAATTGTTGGTGAGGTAATTAGCGACTAAATGAGGCAGGTCAAATGTTGCTTCACTCCAATTATTgcagtttgtatgtgtgtgcgtgtgtgtgtgtgtatgggtgtgtgaAATACAGAGACTGAGGGCTTTCTGAGGTTGAAAATGTGAGTACAGATGTGAATACAGATGGAAGGCGATCAGTATTCACACTGTGATTTCTCTcgcatactgtacattatttCATCATTACTATGACTGTAGTTCGAGGTTATTCCCTTGTTGACCCTCAAGCATTTACTCACgtttgcacacaaaaaaaaaaagcaccaaagccTGGCGTACTTTGATTTCTTTAACCCTGGCTCTATATGTCCTCTTCCAGCACCCTTACCCGtctgaggagcagaagaagCAACTGTCACAGGACACAGGATTGACCATCTTACAGGTCAACAACTGGTCAGTGCACTCTCAATCAATACACTAATTCTAGCCCTGTGGCTTATCAATAATCAGTTAAACTGTCATGTTTAAATGCAGAGCGTCAACTTTCAAGTAACAGCAAGGCTGTTGCCACGTCAATGACGTATTGGCACGATGGTTTCCTGTAGAAATGAACAACATCTGTTTTTTACAACTCACTTAAGTCACGTTTTGTTCAGTATCTCTTTATTGTGCACACTTTGTGCAAATAAATGTCAGTTAAATTAAAGGTAGCACATTTACAAGACTTTTAGAGTAGACCATAATCTAGTTTATTAGAGAGAAGCTTGtaacagaggaagaaatgtcCTGCTAAGCATTTTTTCCTGAAGCTGCAGCGCAGTAAAAATCTATTTGCCCTATGTTCATAAGACAGAATAGCAAATCAATATCCAATAATCAGATGGTTTACTGCACCAAATTCCCCATTCACTCTACAGGCACACATGCGTCTgcacagggaaaacacacatacacacacacatatacacacatattatattatatgttGCTGATCAATTAGTTCTTTCACAATGGTAAATTTCTGCATCTCAGATGTTGATATAGAAACACATACAAAACCAAAATATGaagtgtgtgttacatgttAATAGATTTTGTAAGCTGATAACCTGCATGTTTATATTTGTATCCCGTGCAGCGGCGCACACACAGAGTGTCCCGATCAATGCAGATCAATCAATTATCACAGGCCGATCAATACCTGCCCTGCCCTAACGTTGATTTACTCTGCCCTCTGAAAGGGTTAAGTGgttgtaaaatgaaaaaggttAATAGTCTCCTGGTCAGCCGTTTTCTCCATTAACGGGTGgtctccccatctctctctctctctgtctcaacaCACTctttctttatgtctctctcccTGCGCAGGTTCATCAACGCCAGGAGGAGAATAGTTCAGCCGATGATTGACCAGTCAAATCGCTCAGGTTGGTGTTTATAAGTCAGCTGGTCGGTCACTGGGAAAACAACTCTGCGTGtatacgagtgtgtgtgtgtttgtgtctgaaggTGTGTGTCGTCTCACAGGTCAGGGTGGTCCCTACAGCCCAGAGGGAGCAGCTCTTGGGGGCTACGGTCTTGATGGACAGGCCCACCTCGGGCTTCGAACAGCAGGTACAGTCGCCtgtagagaaacacacacaagaaagaaaaggctTGTTACTTATTGTATTGTTAGATACAGTGAACGAGGACACTTTGCTGCACTGAAAGGTGGATTATTTCCGGTTCTGTACATTGTGTCTGCTCAGTATTTCTCCATTTCAGTGGAGCCAAAGCCTAAAAAATATCCCACACGTTTCCCCTCCAGGTCTCCAGGGCATGTCTTCTCTGCAGGGTGACTACCCTGGCGCTCTACTGTCCCAACCGGGCTACCCTCCCCACCCGGGATCCTCCCTCCACCCCTACCCGGGCCCGCACCCCCACCCCGCCATGCTGCTCCACCCACCGCCACACGCACACCCGGCAGAGCCGCTCCTCGCACAGGGACTGGACATACATGCACACTAGTTGTGGGGGGGGTTGGGGTGTGTGTGAAGGCAAAGtactgtatgaatgtgtgaatgtgagtgtctgcagtgagatgtgtgtgcgtgtctgtgtgtgtgtgtgtgtgtgtgtgtgtgtactgctgtGTATGTGTAATGACGCATACAGAACACTATTTaaagaaaagagacacattGCTCCGAAGTTTACATTCCCCACTGAAAGACACTGACCTCAATGTAGCTGTTCCActcgctaacacacacacacacacacacacacagacacacacagatacatacacaaGTAGACATAAACATgacacttacacacatacacagtctgGACCCACAGGTTTAAGCCATACCTCTTTCAGAGTAGAagtgcttcctcctctccaaaTGTCTCAACTGTGTCCTGTGGGTGAGACACATGCTTTAAACTACACTTCCCATCATGCCTGAATCACGGAAGGACGGTTGATCAGATCGGAGGGACAGATGAATATTTATCCCAGACTTTGCAACGGCACGGGGACGGTTACTGGATGGGAGTTGATCCTGTGAACACGCCTTCTTCACTAGTCCCTGTCTTCCTTCACATGTTGACTgtcaaagatacacacacaccttcacataCACTTTATTTAAAGCTGATTTACGTTTTttcttattctatttttatatttatgtgtgcCACTCCAGGCGGATGCAGCTTCACGCCAGCTTGTTAAAATATTAGTGCTCTTCCTCAGCATGAAGCTAAACACTATGAATGATTTCCAGTCTGCCTCGCTCTCGTACCACTGACCTCCTTAAGATGCCAACAGGTGTCCGTTTCCTTAGGATCTTTCCTATACACGCGCAAACActcagcatacacacacacacatagcaacACACACTACACTGAAAGCCATttctgcacacacgcacacacacacacacacacacacacacacacacacacacacacacacacacacacaatcttctGTAAGCATTTCTAGTACATTTTTTGTCTGTCACCACGGTGTGTGAGGGAGCTGCAGCCAAAGGACTCTTGAAACATTTCGGCTCCCTCTCCACTCTGCTCGGACAGCTGAAACATTTCTGAATGACGATGGGAAATACAGTTAAagtattaaaatgttttttttgtaagatTTGTGACTggtcctgtgtttgtgtgtgttgtctgatTCTACCTGTGGCCAGTTTATTGCTTTGGTGCAGGAGGTGATGGATTTGAAgtttctgacagcagcaacagtcaTTAGTTTGGAGAGTAAAGTGTCCCATTTTTTTTAGGACTTTATATTTTTAAGCAGGTTTTTGTCACCTTAATCAATACTCAAAAATGTCAGTGTGCAAAATTCACTTGATTGTAGTGGGCAGTCgacaaaactgcacaaacaaatTACAAAAGACAGCTGCAGGAAGATCTTCGAAAAAAATTTAAGTATTAgaaaaaattaattttaatcaaAGACTGTTGAAGTTCATTTTATATCATTTCCTGTTAATACAAGTACATTAATTTATGATACCAAAATTGCATTGTTAGTTATTTGGTTGGTTAGTCCATTTGTTGTGCCATGCACAAACAAGTACTCTGAACCTCTAACATAAGAACTTTGTCTTCTGTCCCAAGCCGAACAAATAAAATCTGCTACAAAAAGTGCAAAGTTCCCTTCTAATAAACACACCAACGTTTTTATGAtcataaaataaattattgtaaATGACACTTTATTAAGAAGTGTATATATATAAGGTTCAAAGTTTTGGAAGGCAATCTGTCCAAATTCAGTATTCATGGGGTATCAAGAGTGAACCAGTCCTGAGATCTGGAAGTGATGTGATACACTGAGGCAGCTGCAGTAGGAGACaatcataaataaaaatgacagcATGTATACTGGCAGTTCTCTTTTTGCCGCTGGTGAGGACCAGGCAAATGTTTCATATAATACACAGTGATGTGTACGATATTTATCTCCTGTAATGAAGCACTGGGCACAGTGGTAAAATCCATCAAGCTGTTTTAAGGTGAAAGGAGCAGCACGCAAGTGCATAATATCTCTGTGGTCAAGCACAGAGTGATTGTACAATGATTCAGATTATAAAAAACACGTTATTATCCTTCTGGTCCAGTTAATGCTTAAAAGAAAGACTGCAATCTAACCAAATACACTGATGTATACAAGCCTGAACAACTTGAATTTTAGTCCCATTCTGTGTATGGATAGCAGGAAGATGTACGGTATGATAGGATTTAGGGTTCTTGAGAATAAAGGACATTTTGGTAATGTCAGCATTCAGTTCAAGTTTGATGTTATGCAAAGGTGTCTGATAAAAA
It encodes:
- the meis3 gene encoding homeobox protein Meis3, with the translated sequence MEKRYEELVHYSGSEGMSVGGYGDDVRPFPPPQYGPTIPDSLKHHKDQIYGHPLFPLLALVFEKCELATCSPRDSASLSATSHLPGMTNHSDVCSSESFNDDIAAFAKQIRSEKPIFSSNPELDNLMIQAIQVLRFHLLELEKVHDLCDNFCHRYITCLKGKMPTDLILDEREGGSKSDMEDFTGSCSSLSEQNASWLREPDECATTPLGTPGTCGLPSLSTADNCSDTGDGLDGGMASPSTGEEDESDRDRRNNKKRGIFPKVATNIMRAWLFQHLSHPYPSEEQKKQLSQDTGLTILQVNNWFINARRRIVQPMIDQSNRSGQGGPYSPEGAALGGYGLDGQAHLGLRTAGLQGMSSLQGDYPGALLSQPGYPPHPGSSLHPYPGPHPHPAMLLHPPPHAHPAEPLLAQGLDIHAH